One Pochonia chlamydosporia 170 chromosome Unknown PCv3seq00018, whole genome shotgun sequence DNA segment encodes these proteins:
- a CDS encoding ankyrin repeat-containing protein (similar to Talaromyces marneffei ATCC 18224 XP_002150094.1): MKIRERSENMFQKAMQICEVALETAGVEEITGVGDMMEQLFFKNNGGWVPLRLAADRGHHGILDLLLASSNVDGGTMLRQAAEKGQDMVVKLLLRTGKIDPDSKNEYDQTSLCIAAYNGHEAVVRALLATDKVDPDCLDKNNATPLFYAVHKRYPGIISLLLATGKVDRKFQNKEKEMPLWWAVWNGYDTVVKSLLATGKGSAVSKNKDILMLLVAARNGRDTLVETLLATDKVNPDAKDRNDQTPRSVAARFGHDAVVKILLATGKVNPDSKDKSNRTPLAWAARSGHDAVVQALLATGKVDLDSKDGNGQTPLSIAAELGHEVVVKLLLDTGKVNSDSKNWYNHTPLSIAARNGHDAVVQALLATGKVNPDSKDKSNLTPLCWAVKNRHIAVVRTLRATGKANLDPILSPYEVHAN, encoded by the coding sequence ATGAAGATCCGTGAAAGGTCAGAAAACATGTTCCAAAAAGCCATGCAGATTTGCGAGGTGGCACTAGAAACCGCGGGAGTGGAGGAAATAACAGGGGTCGGAGATATGATGGAACAGCTATTTTTCAAAAACAATGGTGGATGGGTGCCGCTCCGCCTGGCAGCAGACAGAGGGCACCATGGAATCCTTGACTTACTGCTCGCCTCCAGCAACGTTGACGGAGGGACAATGCTACGACAGGCAGCAGAGAAGGGACAGGATATGGTTGTTAAGCTTTTGCTGAGAACTGGTAAGATCGACCCGGACTCTAAGAATGAGTATGACCAGACGTCCTTATGTATTGCCGCATATAATGGGCACGAGGCGGTTGTCCGGGCGCTTCTAGCAACCGACAAGGTCGACCCGGATTGTCTGGACAAGAATAACGCAACACCGTTATTCTATGCAGTACATAAAAGGTATCCGGGAATTATTTCACTCCTGCTTGCTACTGGAAAAGTCGACCGAAAATTCCaaaataaagaaaaagagaTGCCGCTATGGTGGGCAGTGTGGAACGGATATGATACGGTCGTGAAGTCGCTACTAGCTACTGGCAAGGGCAGTGCGGTTTCTAAGAATAAAGATATTCTGATGCTACTAGTTGCGGCAAGGAACGGGCGTGATACTCTTGTCGAGACGCTACTAGCTACTGACAAAGTCAATCCGGACGCTAAGGATCGGAATGATCAGACACCACGATCAGTCGCTGCAAGGTTTGGACATGATGCGGTTGTGAAGATACTACTGGCTACTGGTAAAGTCAATCCGGACTCTAAGGATAAGTCCAATCGTACACCACTAGCGTGGGCGGCACGGAGCGGGCATGATGCAGTCGTCCAGGCGCTACTGGCTACTGGCAAGGTTGACCTGGACTCTAAGGATGGAAATGGTCAGACACCACTATCAATCGCGGCAGAGTTGGGACATGAGGTGGTTGTGAAGTTACTACTGGATACTGGAAAAGTCAATTCGGACTCTAAGAATTGGTACAACCACACACCACTATCAATTGCGGCAAGGAACGGGCATGATGCAGTCGTCCAGGCGCTACTGGCTACTGGCAAAGTCAACCCGGACTCTAAGGATAAGTCCAATCTTACACCACTATGCTGGGCGGTAAAAAACCGGCATATTGCAGTCGTGAGGACACTAAGAGCTACTGGCAAAGCTAACCTTGATCCCATCCTGTCACCTTATGAGGTTCATGCTAACTGA